Proteins from one Oscillatoria nigro-viridis PCC 7112 genomic window:
- a CDS encoding sensor domain-containing protein, whose product MFELDLFFYFEILAYLLGLSATLALVSAIYLKCHRRLSSLPPAQEQRQLAELKPDDLSAGLKRRKNFLIFPNSNLWAATDSFLGKVLGIGHAVFLAKQQGLTVNSSPIVGSGTSKTLSPSISGSMGENPDRPNAENHPKVTASEQLEEDLLGEILAGTESPGGAEFFDALVSHLALALGVRTAVAAKSIKSKARTDAAADRLQVISFWSDGQQQPNFECETANTPEARVLEEGMYSCPDYLLETFPEDRRPVVTGARSFLGVLLKNSYGEPLGIICIFHDRPLVEAHLAKFRLILNIFAGRAAAELERQRLEAALSTVEAKYCALVEQMPAVTYISPLNRKAAKLYISPQIETFLGYSVAEWRADPDLWLKLVHPEDRDRVLVENATQKFSDGEDIFCEGSLVSEYRAIARNGRVVWFRDRATAVRDEASKSVILQGAMFDITETKVAASALLESEYRYYTLAKILPVGIFRADAAGDCLYVNERFLEMAGLTAPKALGEGWAQSLHPEDRERVLSQWYRAVTDKLPCKLEYRFCNGDFTTWVFWQAVPEMTQSGEVLGYLGTLTDISDRKQAEFALQQAEEKYRSIFENAIEGIFQTTPDGRYLSANPALARIYGYESAADLIANIQDIDRQLYLDPNRRVEFLRAIEKHGFVSEFESQVYRADGTTIWVSENGRAVRDPDGNLLYYEGTVEDITLRKIAEEKLVHDALHDMLTGLPNRALFMDRLGHAIELSKRRPEIWFAVLFIDIDRFKVVNDSLGHLVGDRLLIAIAQRLGICLRAGDTVARLGGDEFAILLENIKSSEDAIQIAERVQAELAEPFYLNEYQVFTSASIGIVCSGFPPYPRETRKLSSPENLGNIDRETSLSCLSSDSPVPNAPFPILYDRPEELLRDADAAMYHAKGLGKARHEVFDLSMHTRAVALLQLENDLRRALDSQEFQLYYQPIVSLITGKISGFEALLRWYHPERGVVSPGEFILVAEETRLIIPIGWWMMRSACHQIHEWHQKFPANPPLTVSVNLSNQQFKQPDLIDRIREILQETQLDPRTLKVEITEGVIMDNAESAVAILAELKNLEIQLYIDDFGTGYSSLSRLHTFPTDALKIDRAFVSRMTEDEGNEAIVQTILILASHLGMDVIAEGIETSEQLNLLRALQCEYGQGYFFSKPIDSIAATLLIESQPKW is encoded by the coding sequence ATGTTCGAGCTAGATTTATTTTTTTACTTTGAGATTCTTGCATATCTTCTGGGATTATCGGCGACTTTAGCCTTGGTGTCGGCGATTTATCTCAAGTGCCACCGAAGGCTTTCCAGTCTACCGCCAGCCCAAGAGCAACGGCAGTTGGCAGAATTAAAGCCCGACGATTTATCTGCAGGATTGAAAAGGCGGAAAAACTTTTTGATTTTCCCCAACTCAAATCTGTGGGCGGCAACTGACAGCTTTTTGGGTAAAGTTTTAGGTATTGGGCACGCTGTATTCTTGGCCAAGCAACAGGGCCTAACTGTGAATTCTTCGCCTATTGTGGGGTCTGGAACCAGCAAAACCCTAAGTCCGAGCATTTCGGGTTCGATGGGGGAAAATCCCGATCGCCCGAATGCCGAGAATCATCCCAAAGTTACTGCTTCCGAGCAATTAGAGGAAGATTTGCTGGGCGAAATCTTAGCAGGTACTGAGTCGCCGGGAGGAGCAGAATTCTTTGATGCCTTAGTTAGCCACTTAGCCTTAGCACTCGGAGTTCGCACCGCCGTCGCTGCCAAATCGATTAAGTCGAAGGCACGCACCGATGCTGCTGCCGATAGATTGCAAGTTATCAGTTTTTGGAGCGACGGACAGCAGCAGCCAAACTTTGAGTGCGAAACCGCCAATACTCCCGAAGCGCGGGTGCTGGAGGAGGGAATGTATTCCTGTCCAGACTACCTCTTGGAAACCTTTCCCGAAGACCGCAGACCGGTAGTTACAGGTGCGCGCAGTTTCCTGGGAGTCTTGCTGAAAAACTCTTACGGCGAACCTTTAGGCATTATTTGTATTTTCCACGATCGACCCCTGGTGGAAGCACATCTTGCCAAATTCCGATTAATTCTCAATATTTTTGCCGGACGGGCAGCCGCCGAATTAGAGCGGCAGCGCCTAGAAGCAGCACTGTCCACTGTAGAAGCGAAATACTGCGCCCTGGTAGAACAAATGCCCGCTGTCACCTACATTTCTCCCCTCAACCGCAAGGCTGCCAAACTTTACATCAGCCCGCAAATCGAGACTTTTCTAGGTTATTCTGTAGCTGAGTGGAGAGCAGATCCCGACCTGTGGCTGAAACTCGTTCACCCAGAAGACCGTGACCGCGTGTTAGTGGAAAACGCCACACAGAAATTCAGCGATGGAGAAGATATCTTCTGCGAGGGGTCGCTGGTTTCAGAATACCGCGCGATCGCCCGCAACGGGCGAGTCGTCTGGTTCCGCGATCGAGCGACCGCAGTTCGGGATGAAGCAAGCAAGTCTGTCATCCTTCAAGGCGCAATGTTTGACATCACAGAGACTAAAGTAGCTGCCAGCGCGCTGCTAGAAAGCGAATACCGCTATTACACCTTGGCAAAAATACTGCCGGTCGGGATTTTCCGCGCCGACGCTGCTGGAGATTGCTTGTACGTCAATGAGCGATTTTTGGAGATGGCGGGACTGACTGCGCCAAAGGCACTAGGCGAAGGTTGGGCGCAAAGTTTGCATCCCGAAGACCGCGAGCGCGTTTTGAGCCAGTGGTATCGCGCTGTCACAGACAAGTTGCCCTGTAAGTTAGAGTACCGCTTTTGCAACGGTGACTTCACAACCTGGGTATTTTGGCAAGCAGTGCCAGAAATGACCCAAAGCGGGGAAGTTCTGGGCTATCTCGGCACCTTGACCGATATCAGCGATCGCAAGCAGGCAGAATTCGCGCTGCAACAGGCGGAAGAGAAATACCGCAGTATCTTTGAAAATGCGATCGAAGGCATTTTCCAGACAACGCCCGACGGACGCTACCTCAGCGCTAACCCTGCTTTGGCGAGAATTTACGGTTACGAGTCGGCGGCCGACTTGATCGCGAATATCCAAGACATAGACCGCCAACTTTACCTCGATCCCAACCGCCGCGTGGAGTTTTTGCGCGCGATCGAAAAACACGGTTTTGTGTCTGAGTTCGAGTCCCAAGTTTACCGCGCTGACGGCACTACTATCTGGGTTTCCGAGAACGGCCGGGCAGTTCGCGACCCTGACGGAAATTTACTTTACTACGAAGGCACTGTCGAAGATATTACCCTCCGCAAAATAGCAGAAGAGAAGTTAGTACACGATGCTTTGCACGATATGCTAACCGGTTTGCCCAACCGAGCTTTATTTATGGATCGCTTGGGACACGCGATCGAGCTTTCAAAACGCCGCCCCGAGATTTGGTTTGCGGTGCTGTTTATCGATATCGATCGCTTTAAGGTTGTTAACGACAGTTTGGGGCATTTAGTGGGCGACCGGTTGCTGATCGCGATCGCGCAGCGCCTGGGAATCTGTTTGCGCGCGGGAGATACCGTTGCCCGTCTCGGCGGCGACGAATTCGCTATTTTGCTGGAAAATATCAAAAGCAGCGAGGATGCGATCCAGATTGCCGAACGAGTGCAAGCGGAACTGGCAGAGCCTTTTTACCTTAACGAGTATCAAGTTTTTACCAGTGCTAGCATTGGGATTGTTTGTTCTGGTTTTCCTCCGTATCCAAGGGAAACCCGCAAACTGTCGAGTCCCGAAAATCTGGGCAATATCGATCGGGAAACTTCTTTGTCTTGCTTATCTTCTGACTCTCCTGTTCCCAATGCCCCGTTCCCCATATTGTACGATCGGCCTGAAGAACTGCTCCGAGATGCAGATGCTGCCATGTATCATGCTAAGGGATTGGGCAAAGCTCGCCACGAAGTTTTTGACTTAAGTATGCACACTCGCGCCGTCGCCCTTTTGCAACTGGAAAACGACCTGCGGCGCGCTTTAGACTCCCAGGAATTTCAGCTTTACTATCAGCCCATCGTCTCTCTAATTACGGGTAAAATCAGCGGTTTTGAAGCGCTGCTGCGGTGGTATCACCCGGAGCGGGGTGTCGTATCTCCCGGCGAGTTTATTTTAGTGGCTGAAGAAACTAGATTGATTATACCTATTGGTTGGTGGATGATGCGATCGGCCTGTCATCAGATCCACGAGTGGCACCAAAAATTCCCAGCAAATCCGCCGTTGACTGTCAGCGTCAACCTTTCTAACCAACAATTTAAACAACCGGATTTAATCGATCGCATTCGCGAAATTTTACAAGAAACTCAGCTTGACCCCCGCACTTTAAAGGTAGAAATTACTGAAGGCGTCATCATGGACAATGCCGAATCAGCAGTCGCTATCCTCGCGGAATTGAAAAATTTAGAAATTCAATTATATATTGACGATTTCGGCACTGGCTATTCTTCTTTGAGCCGCCTGCACACTTTTCCAACTGATGCTTTAAAAATCGATCGAGCTTTTGTCAGCCGCATGACTGAAGATGAAGGCAACGAAGCGATTGTACAGACTATTTTAATTTTAGCCAGTCATTTAGGTATGGATGTAATTGCTGAAGGAATCGAAACCAGCGAACAGCTTAATTTACTCAGAGCGCTGCAATGCGAATACGGACAAGGATACTTTTTCTCAAAGCCGATAGACAGCATCGCAGCCACACTTTTGATAGAAAGTCAACCTAAATGGTAA
- a CDS encoding transposase, translated as MKKHFFTSGSKVGGTRTIGQSFTILKPRDCSQSFPDQISNQVLKQLVCDWEDCQKSIIAYDRDIPRVSFLPSIPQYKHKICTGNLFSSDNQSIEKRGINPNNRLLHLSQSDIIISTKSQDVIKVRVVPATAIYFFEVAHQKPVTLVDLNYHLRAGIDLGIDRLVALAPNNPTFTPTIYDKKHLKSINQGFNQRRAFLLSNIARIKSTAGQIQQITFNRNKRLEKYFCQTIGLIVKQLVDEKIIQLIIGTNAVEKQNIKLEKKLHVFVVIPYAQLVKFITCKAELVGIKLIVTEASYTNNCRFWDLEPVGKQESYQGKSGKRGWFRSGNESRINADVNAALNMIRKVNVNSPP; from the coding sequence ATGAAAAAACACTTTTTTACTTCTGGATCTAAAGTTGGTGGCACTAGAACTATCGGACAGTCTTTTACCATCTTAAAACCTAGAGATTGCTCTCAATCATTCCCCGATCAAATTAGCAATCAAGTTCTCAAACAACTTGTTTGCGATTGGGAGGATTGCCAAAAGTCAATAATAGCTTATGACCGAGATATACCTAGAGTTTCATTCCTCCCCAGCATCCCCCAATACAAACATAAAATCTGTACAGGTAACTTGTTCAGTTCTGATAACCAATCCATAGAGAAAAGGGGGATAAACCCCAATAATAGACTACTTCATTTATCTCAAAGTGACATAATAATTTCTACAAAGTCCCAAGATGTCATAAAGGTAAGGGTAGTTCCTGCAACAGCAATCTACTTTTTTGAGGTGGCTCATCAAAAGCCTGTAACGTTGGTGGATTTAAATTACCACCTCAGAGCAGGTATAGATTTAGGGATCGATCGCCTCGTCGCTTTGGCACCTAACAATCCAACATTTACTCCAACTATTTATGATAAAAAACATCTCAAATCAATCAATCAAGGTTTCAATCAGCGCCGAGCATTTTTACTGTCAAACATCGCTCGGATAAAATCTACCGCAGGCCAAATCCAGCAAATTACATTTAATCGAAACAAGCGATTAGAAAAATACTTTTGTCAAACGATCGGTTTGATTGTCAAGCAGTTGGTGGATGAGAAAATAATCCAGTTAATTATTGGCACAAATGCTGTCGAAAAACAGAATATAAAATTAGAAAAAAAGCTTCATGTTTTTGTGGTAATTCCTTATGCCCAGCTCGTAAAATTTATTACTTGCAAAGCTGAGTTAGTCGGAATCAAGCTAATAGTTACAGAAGCCTCTTATACAAATAACTGCCGCTTTTGGGATTTAGAGCCTGTCGGTAAGCAAGAGTCTTACCAGGGTAAGAGCGGTAAACGCGGGTGGTTTCGGTCTGGGAATGAAAGTCGGATTAATGCTGATGTGAATGCAGCGTTAAATATGATTAGAAAAGTAAACGTAAACTCACCCCCTTAG
- a CDS encoding zinc-dependent alcohol dehydrogenase family protein, with product MKAIVFQTPGSPSVLKLQDIPAPTIQTETEVLVRLRAAGINPIDTKLRSRGTFYPERTPHVLGCDGAGVVEAVGAGVQNFQVGDEVFFCNGGLGGPIGTYAEFAVVDERFLAIKPAALSFAEAAAAPLVLITAWESLYDRGRLQAGQKVLVQAGAGGVGHVAVQLAKLQGAEVCTTVSSEEKANFVKHLGADSVILYKNTNVVDEVLTWTQGEGVDLAFDTVGGETFYQTIPAVKFYGDLVTILEPDPALGNLKTARMRNLRISLELMLTPMLEGLVEEQEQQAHILQNCARLCDRNLLKIHVSKTFPLEAAQAAHELLETGSVTGKIVLEIGG from the coding sequence ATGAAAGCGATCGTTTTTCAAACCCCCGGAAGCCCCTCCGTATTGAAACTGCAAGATATCCCCGCCCCTACTATACAAACAGAAACTGAAGTTTTGGTGCGGTTGCGAGCGGCGGGTATCAATCCGATCGATACTAAGTTGCGATCGCGCGGCACTTTTTACCCCGAGAGAACTCCTCACGTTTTGGGGTGCGACGGTGCTGGAGTCGTAGAGGCTGTCGGTGCTGGCGTGCAAAATTTCCAAGTGGGAGACGAGGTTTTTTTCTGCAATGGCGGTTTGGGCGGGCCGATCGGTACTTATGCCGAGTTTGCCGTTGTAGACGAACGCTTTCTCGCCATCAAGCCTGCTGCTTTAAGTTTTGCTGAGGCGGCGGCGGCACCGTTAGTTTTAATTACAGCTTGGGAATCGCTGTACGATCGAGGGCGCTTGCAAGCCGGTCAAAAGGTGCTGGTTCAAGCTGGCGCCGGCGGTGTCGGTCACGTCGCGGTACAGTTGGCGAAGTTGCAGGGGGCAGAGGTTTGCACCACTGTTAGTTCTGAGGAAAAAGCCAATTTTGTCAAGCACTTAGGTGCAGATTCAGTTATTTTATACAAAAATACCAATGTTGTTGATGAGGTTTTGACTTGGACTCAAGGAGAAGGAGTTGATTTGGCTTTCGATACAGTCGGGGGAGAAACTTTTTATCAAACTATTCCGGCTGTGAAGTTTTATGGGGATTTGGTAACAATTTTGGAACCCGATCCGGCTTTGGGCAATTTGAAAACAGCGAGAATGCGGAATCTGCGAATTAGTCTGGAATTAATGTTAACACCGATGCTGGAAGGTTTGGTGGAGGAACAGGAACAGCAGGCTCATATTTTGCAGAATTGTGCTCGTTTGTGCGATCGCAACTTGCTAAAAATTCACGTCAGCAAAACTTTCCCTCTCGAAGCAGCACAAGCCGCTCACGAACTCTTAGAAACAGGCTCAGTAACCGGTAAAATAGTGCTTGAAATTGGGGGTTAA
- a CDS encoding DNA cytosine methyltransferase — translation MKSFILRRRNKEFGHDPDGKLLTKEQIATFFAHPNLDKILDSLVTKKYLQGNNNQHKPVASNFSFEVYKFLDPHKISVTIVASDANRLGVYSHNRVRRITPREASRLQGFLESCILHPNDDKAYHQLGNSVSINVVKAVALEVIHNCLSSAKQVPLKNAV, via the coding sequence ATGAAGAGTTTTATTTTGAGAAGGCGAAATAAAGAATTTGGGCATGACCCAGATGGCAAGCTATTAACTAAAGAGCAAATAGCTACTTTTTTTGCTCATCCCAATCTCGATAAAATTTTGGATTCCTTGGTAACAAAAAAGTACCTGCAAGGGAACAACAATCAGCACAAACCTGTAGCCAGTAACTTTTCCTTTGAAGTCTATAAATTTCTCGATCCGCATAAGATTTCGGTAACAATTGTTGCCAGTGATGCTAATAGATTAGGAGTTTACTCTCATAACCGAGTCCGCAGGATTACTCCCCGCGAAGCATCACGGTTACAAGGTTTTTTAGAGAGTTGTATTTTGCATCCTAACGATGATAAAGCTTATCATCAACTGGGTAATAGTGTAAGTATTAATGTAGTTAAAGCTGTTGCTCTAGAAGTTATCCATAATTGTTTATCCTCAGCAAAGCAAGTTCCTTTGAAAAATGCAGTTTAA
- a CDS encoding DNA cytosine methyltransferase — translation MKKIRFIDLFSGRGGMRLAFEAAARSLNLETECLLSSEINPDAQLLYQYRVGD, via the coding sequence ATGAAAAAAATCCGTTTTATTGACTTATTCTCAGGAAGAGGTGGCATGAGATTAGCGTTTGAAGCCGCCGCTCGTTCCTTGAATCTGGAAACGGAATGCCTCTTAAGCAGCGAAATTAATCCCGACGCTCAGTTACTTTACCAGTACCGGGTAGGCGACTAA
- a CDS encoding glycoside hydrolase family 18 protein — MGISTDYSNVPDWVAKPEGYPTGSMVKYNGNIFYANFWASEPGVGDADHNGWRFYDELYDQTPHTPTAQAKIIAYIPTWRKKEGFNYANDEMYRYITHGIVSFLMFSEVNLGEFEPKSLDEVKAILSDVVNTGHRNGTRISIALGGAVDYGFLKLMTDIGNNPDNPLLDRAVQNVVNFVNSNNLDGVDLDLECWWGKPGEQDQGGRPKGDGPHPAGSALTLFAQKLKQAMPDKLVSAAIFGTSWYGNNYDPKLADYVDWLGIMTYDLTGSWNSSPVGPHTTLYKIRNQESYVEEQQGEWPGGGIVNNPILSVEDTLWYWTNPLFVNWQGAGQNIPRNKIAAGVPIYGYDFAYGKDPDDLSGQVPPGYKSIRYKDILAQFPDAHTAANGNIKVSGSTPRPPFISASGNYPYTHNIYFETPDTAVSKLNFLKDVGAQGVIIWELSNDVWEDNKSIIKALYQNSGNPEKPPLPSTLEPSITPLGIFDNAKALTTGSANIIGTSGPPAVAVYDDKLFCVHEGQGEDGYLWYCTFDFKRNEWSQDIKLSFGTGGPPAVAVYDNKLFCVHEGQGEDGYLWYCTFDFKRNEWSQDIRLNVGVGSRRHNNPSAALAVYREKLFCVHEGRGEDGLLWGCTFDKNTQTWSEDSWLVSGGKWPWDPKPGTVGSAPPFIKSSGAPGLAVLNDRLICLHEGSSESGTLWHCDFNGTEWSKDQEFFPTAELAAPVISITGPPSLEVIDGKLFCFYEGPGADGYLHTLNYDLKHEDLNTDIGLSGSPAAKAYNGELYILHEGPGDDGRLMMTNAPLPKVPKGWIEVRGENSYCYCVCNRASSEQQGDISHSHTMNIEAGAPYFYAVLTKDDDTVDFPTGAILTIQDPDGTKYDRDIQEENLLVIMSGSSVRCLIVKNPKPGNWTMTMTVPDGVGFHCECNTIPSKDVYDTITTALSTTNQLQKRSVVALGMLGLAVLVNFYLEDNKTKNQDIKLVPELVGTAVESPTSIALNASGATPTRSNSEKATALAAAASLSSKEKALVTEGDALQQYLLEGKGNNDTGTFEILDSNGTGTPETYTSYLRWIAAIRPRLGGNGYFAVRLQLPDSQQSPWIRIQASGFYLEAFSTADNPFVNGNWQGRDIPENLIPYPDPSSPENAPTVSFDSINQGAIPNANNWMNGTTDTLNHSTVVILIFVISEAARFDGVAFAVDRVLSQFATYNWYYFRPLLNLWDPISNQYYNTERHAGVSVRAAGQMVRRRPELQNDLPRRNTLLNYLVALVRDYGYPSEPNN; from the coding sequence ATGGGAATTTCTACAGATTATTCAAACGTTCCTGACTGGGTAGCTAAACCCGAAGGGTACCCGACCGGATCGATGGTCAAATACAATGGCAACATCTTTTATGCCAACTTCTGGGCTTCAGAACCAGGGGTAGGGGATGCAGATCATAATGGTTGGCGGTTTTACGATGAGTTGTACGATCAAACACCTCACACGCCTACCGCACAAGCTAAAATCATTGCCTATATTCCTACTTGGAGAAAGAAAGAGGGATTTAACTATGCCAATGATGAGATGTATCGATACATCACACACGGCATCGTCTCATTTCTCATGTTTAGTGAGGTAAATCTCGGTGAGTTTGAACCAAAGTCTTTGGATGAGGTTAAGGCAATCCTCTCAGATGTGGTCAACACCGGACATCGAAACGGTACGAGAATCTCAATTGCGCTGGGAGGTGCAGTTGATTATGGATTCCTCAAGTTGATGACTGATATAGGAAATAATCCCGATAATCCACTTCTGGATCGCGCCGTACAAAATGTAGTCAATTTTGTCAACTCAAACAATCTCGATGGCGTAGACCTGGATTTAGAGTGTTGGTGGGGCAAACCTGGCGAACAGGATCAGGGAGGAAGACCAAAAGGTGATGGACCTCATCCGGCTGGATCTGCTTTGACTTTGTTTGCTCAAAAATTAAAGCAAGCTATGCCTGATAAATTGGTTTCTGCAGCTATTTTTGGCACCTCATGGTATGGAAATAACTATGACCCAAAATTAGCAGATTATGTGGATTGGCTGGGAATTATGACCTACGATCTTACTGGATCTTGGAATAGTTCTCCAGTGGGGCCACATACAACCCTGTATAAGATACGCAATCAGGAGTCATATGTTGAAGAACAACAGGGAGAGTGGCCTGGTGGTGGGATTGTAAATAATCCTATTCTTTCAGTGGAAGACACACTTTGGTACTGGACGAATCCATTATTTGTGAACTGGCAGGGTGCAGGACAAAATATACCCAGAAATAAGATCGCCGCAGGAGTTCCGATCTATGGCTATGATTTTGCCTACGGGAAAGACCCAGATGACCTGAGCGGTCAAGTACCTCCAGGGTATAAATCGATTCGGTACAAAGATATCCTGGCTCAATTTCCGGATGCTCATACGGCTGCCAATGGCAATATTAAAGTGTCGGGAAGTACACCTAGACCTCCTTTTATCTCTGCTTCAGGAAATTACCCGTATACTCACAATATCTACTTTGAAACTCCAGACACTGCTGTTAGCAAACTGAATTTCTTAAAGGATGTGGGAGCGCAGGGAGTGATTATTTGGGAACTTTCTAATGATGTCTGGGAAGATAACAAGAGTATAATTAAAGCTCTTTACCAAAACTCAGGTAATCCGGAGAAACCGCCCTTGCCCTCGACGTTAGAGCCATCTATCACCCCTTTAGGTATTTTTGATAATGCTAAAGCCCTAACGACTGGTAGCGCCAACATTATTGGTACATCTGGACCACCAGCCGTGGCGGTCTATGATGACAAGCTTTTCTGCGTTCATGAGGGACAAGGAGAAGATGGTTACCTATGGTACTGCACTTTTGATTTTAAACGTAACGAATGGTCTCAAGATATAAAGTTGAGTTTTGGAACAGGTGGACCACCAGCCGTGGCGGTCTATGATAACAAGCTTTTCTGCGTTCATGAGGGACAAGGAGAAGATGGTTACCTATGGTACTGCACTTTTGATTTTAAACGTAACGAATGGTCTCAAGATATAAGGCTGAATGTAGGAGTAGGATCGAGGAGACATAACAACCCCTCTGCGGCTTTAGCAGTGTATCGTGAGAAGCTTTTCTGCGTTCACGAGGGACGAGGGGAAGATGGGTTGCTGTGGGGCTGCACTTTTGATAAAAATACTCAGACTTGGTCTGAAGATTCATGGTTGGTATCAGGAGGAAAATGGCCTTGGGACCCCAAACCAGGAACTGTCGGCTCTGCTCCGCCATTTATCAAAAGCTCTGGTGCACCAGGTCTAGCGGTATTAAATGATCGGCTAATTTGCTTGCATGAGGGATCGTCTGAAAGTGGCACCTTGTGGCATTGTGATTTTAACGGTACAGAATGGTCTAAAGACCAAGAATTCTTTCCGACAGCGGAGCTAGCAGCGCCAGTAATTAGTATAACTGGTCCTCCCTCTCTGGAAGTAATCGATGGCAAGCTCTTCTGCTTTTATGAGGGACCTGGAGCAGATGGTTACCTACATACTTTAAATTACGATTTAAAACATGAAGATCTAAATACAGATATTGGTCTATCCGGTTCTCCCGCTGCAAAAGCCTATAATGGCGAGTTGTACATCCTCCATGAGGGGCCTGGGGACGATGGTCGTTTAATGATGACTAATGCTCCTTTACCCAAAGTACCAAAAGGCTGGATTGAAGTACGAGGGGAGAATTCTTACTGCTACTGTGTATGTAATAGAGCTTCTAGTGAGCAACAAGGGGATATCTCTCATAGCCATACGATGAATATCGAAGCGGGTGCCCCATATTTTTATGCTGTCCTCACTAAAGATGATGATACGGTAGATTTCCCAACTGGTGCAATACTGACAATTCAAGATCCCGATGGAACCAAATACGATCGCGATATTCAAGAAGAAAACCTACTGGTAATTATGTCTGGTTCTTCAGTTCGGTGTCTTATTGTCAAAAACCCTAAGCCCGGAAATTGGACGATGACGATGACAGTGCCTGATGGGGTCGGCTTCCATTGTGAATGCAATACGATTCCGTCTAAAGACGTATACGATACGATAACGACTGCCCTGAGTACAACAAATCAGCTTCAGAAGAGAAGTGTAGTCGCGCTAGGTATGCTTGGGCTAGCCGTGCTCGTAAATTTCTACCTTGAAGATAATAAGACCAAAAATCAAGACATAAAACTTGTGCCAGAACTTGTCGGAACCGCTGTAGAAAGTCCAACAAGTATTGCGCTGAATGCCTCTGGCGCAACACCTACAAGATCCAATTCAGAAAAGGCAACAGCTCTGGCTGCGGCTGCATCATTGTCCTCGAAAGAGAAAGCTCTAGTTACCGAAGGAGATGCACTTCAACAGTACCTTTTGGAAGGAAAGGGAAACAACGACACGGGGACATTTGAGATTTTAGATTCAAATGGAACTGGAACCCCTGAAACCTACACCTCCTACCTTCGGTGGATCGCTGCGATAAGACCCAGATTAGGAGGAAATGGTTATTTTGCTGTGCGACTCCAATTACCTGATAGTCAGCAAAGTCCCTGGATTAGAATTCAAGCCTCTGGCTTTTATCTAGAGGCTTTTAGTACCGCAGACAATCCTTTTGTTAATGGTAACTGGCAAGGGAGAGATATACCTGAAAACTTAATTCCCTATCCCGATCCAAGTAGCCCAGAAAATGCTCCTACTGTTTCCTTTGATTCAATTAACCAGGGGGCTATTCCTAACGCAAACAATTGGATGAACGGAACGACTGATACTTTGAATCACTCAACAGTAGTAATTCTTATCTTTGTGATTTCTGAAGCAGCAAGATTTGATGGAGTTGCGTTTGCTGTCGATAGAGTGTTGTCGCAATTCGCAACTTATAATTGGTACTATTTTAGACCTCTCCTTAATCTTTGGGACCCTATTTCTAATCAATACTACAATACCGAACGCCACGCTGGAGTATCAGTGCGTGCAGCAGGTCAAATGGTTAGGAGACGGCCAGAACTACAAAATGACCTCCCGCGTAGAAATACGCTACTGAATTACTTGGTAGCTCTTGTAAGGGACTATGGATATCCCTCGGAGCCTAACAACTAA
- a CDS encoding CAP domain-containing protein encodes MSVEIFTDSNFSGTKSGSLEHDSSWIGDFWNDKISSIKVYSGTWDFFEHSKFQGRSLRLGPGEYPSFNNEVNDTISSFKKVAVGDSTGSDNGVLKRILDLTNNERGKVGLSPLTLNSQLTAAAQKHSRSMAMQDFFDHRQMVERVTAEGYHYSRVGENISAGNSTPEDAIKGWMNSSGHRDNILNSNYRELGVGYYFLENDQGSVNYKHYWTQVFGTPQ; translated from the coding sequence ATGTCAGTCGAAATTTTTACAGATTCCAATTTCTCTGGAACCAAATCAGGTTCTCTTGAGCATGACTCTTCCTGGATTGGAGATTTTTGGAACGACAAAATATCCTCGATAAAAGTTTACTCCGGCACTTGGGATTTTTTTGAACATTCAAAATTCCAGGGACGAAGCCTCCGACTTGGACCAGGCGAATATCCCAGCTTCAACAATGAAGTTAATGATACTATCTCGTCATTTAAAAAAGTGGCAGTAGGTGATTCAACTGGTTCAGATAATGGTGTTCTGAAAAGAATCCTAGACCTTACAAACAATGAGCGCGGTAAAGTGGGTTTATCTCCGCTCACACTTAATTCCCAACTGACTGCTGCTGCACAGAAACACAGCCGGAGCATGGCAATGCAGGACTTTTTTGATCACCGACAAATGGTGGAGCGGGTCACAGCGGAAGGTTATCATTACTCACGAGTGGGGGAAAACATTAGCGCTGGCAACTCTACACCAGAGGATGCCATTAAAGGCTGGATGAATAGCTCAGGACATCGTGACAACATTCTGAATTCTAACTATCGAGAGCTTGGGGTCGGTTACTACTTTTTGGAAAACGATCAGGGTAGCGTCAACTACAAGCATTACTGGACTCAGGTGTTTGGCACACCCCAGTAA
- a CDS encoding LysM peptidoglycan-binding domain-containing protein, with protein MSSKQGQPPCQHNVESGDTFSNLALAYYGDGSDANANKIAGANPGVSPTSLQIGQKLQIPA; from the coding sequence ATGTCCAGTAAACAAGGTCAACCCCCCTGTCAACATAATGTAGAGTCTGGAGATACATTTTCCAATCTTGCACTTGCCTACTATGGTGATGGTAGCGATGCGAACGCGAACAAAATTGCAGGTGCAAATCCTGGCGTTTCCCCTACAAGTTTGCAAATTGGTCAGAAACTTCAAATTCCTGCTTAA